Proteins from a genomic interval of Trifolium pratense cultivar HEN17-A07 linkage group LG6, ARS_RC_1.1, whole genome shotgun sequence:
- the LOC123888678 gene encoding titin-like: protein MMAEEYVHVPVVSDEVTMSRVVHLRRPSAGNNEEKVVPHYRRASIGSCHDFCKYGKNIAIEPNKRSFIPKLAERKQLLQSSQKNIGEVMVSSGVKLQASADSEPTKMPLHKRRASADSRVQGTNASDITKVIKTGPGRLVQPDNEVVVNKAKQSLPLRDVQNSSTYKTRRQEISSISKRIGASSISTSKKEEPLLKSTSMKTRTSQMAKTLSKSNSMKTRTSMNLDSIKVVSPRASLSSKSSQKRIAGINISKSLKTASRVKNHTMPRKVEPEGRYNEVEEKTLYVIIETEDQTFQSDQNENLDIELSSNPQEDQEESKYATSELEEESCLANNGKENMDNSEILALEVEENEKPQETENSEILDSEVEKNEKPQKGETENSEILDMEVEENEKPQKGETENSEIMDLEVEENEKPQTGETENLAETEIEKSSPRKLKFGRGKVSEDNASDVKVDADETVAITGVEKVVLRHQDLKGKKDEQLLSNNMIEETASKLVEIQRSKVKALVGAFETLISLNEKKN from the coding sequence ATGATGGCAGAGGAATATGTTCATGTACCAGTGGTTTCTGACGAAGTGACTATGTCGCGTGTCGTTCATTTAAGAAGGCCCTCAGCTGGAAACAATGAAGAAAAAGTTGTTCCTCATTATCGTCGAGCTTCGATCGGTTCCTGTCATGATTTTTGCAAATATGGGAAGAACATTGCAATTGAACCAAATAAAAGAAGTTTCATACCTAAGTTAGCCGAACGAAAACAACTGCTCCAAAGCTCGCAGAAGAACATTGGTGAAGTAATGGTCTCATCAGGTGTGAAACTTCAAGCATCAGCTGATTCTGAGCCAACAAAGATGCCGTTGCACAAACGCAGAGCATCAGCTGATTCTCGGGTCCAGGGAACTAATGCCTCAGACATAACCAAGGTAATTAAAACTGGACCGGGTCGGCTGGTTCAACCTGACAATGAAGTTGTGGTAAACAAAGCGAAACAATCATTACCTCTTCGAGATGTGCAAAATTCGTCTACCTACAAAACAAGGAGGCAAGAGATTTCATCAATTTCCAAGAGGATTGGAGCCTCATCAATATCAACTTCCAAGAAGGAAGAACCACTATTGAAATCAACCTCCATGAAGACGAGGACTTCTCAGATGGCCAAAACTTTATCAAAATCCAATTCCATGAAGACGAGGACTTCAATGAATCTAGATTCCATCAAAGTGGTTTCACCAAGGGCTTCCTTGTCATCAAAATCTTCTCAAAAAAGAATTGCAGGCATTAATATATCCAAGAGCCTGAAAACTGCGTCGCGTGTTAAGAATCATACAATGCCTAGAAAAGTTGAACCTGAGGGACGATACAATGAGGTCGAGGAAAAGACTTTGTATGTCATCATAGAAACTGAAGACCAAACTTTTCAATCTGATCAAAATGAAAACCTTGATATTGAATTGTCCTCAAATCCTCAAGAAGATCAAGAGGAATCCAAATATGCAACAAGTGAACTTGAGGAGGAATCTTGCTTAGCAAACAATGGAAAAGAAAACATGGACAATTCGGAGATTTTGGCTTTGGAAGTTGAGGAAAATGAGAAGCCTCAAGAGACTGAAAATTCGGAGATTTTGGATTCGGAAGTTGAGAAAAATGAGAAGCCTCAAAAGGGCGAGACTGAAAATTCGGAGATTTTGGATATGGAAGTTGAGGAAAATGAGAAGCCACAAAAGGGCGAGACTGAAAATTCGGAGATTATGGATTTGGAAGTTGAGGAAAATGAGAAGCCTCAAACCGGTGAGACTGAAAATTTGGCTGAAACTGAAATTGAGAAAAGTAGTCCAAGGAAGCTTAAATTTGGAAGAGGAAAAGTGTCGGAGGACAACGCTAGTGATGTTAAGGTTGATGCTGATGAAACTGTTGCTATAACTGGTGTTGAAAAGGTTGTTTTAAGACATCAAGATTTGAAGGGAAAGAAAGATGAACAACTATTGTCCAATAATATGATTGAGGAAACAGCTAGTAAACTGGTTGAAATTCAGAGGAGTAAGGTGAAAGCTTTGGTTGGTGCATTTGAAACTTTGATCTCActtaatgagaaaaaaaattag